A single Phragmites australis chromosome 4, lpPhrAust1.1, whole genome shotgun sequence DNA region contains:
- the LOC133914058 gene encoding short-chain dehydrogenase reductase 3b-like, giving the protein MSKPRLDGKVAIVTGGASGIGEAAARLFASSGATVVIADVQDELGEAVAASAGCWYMRCDVTDEAQVEATVGAVVAAHGRLDFMLSNAGVLLPTWSVMDMDLRELDRVMAVNFRGAAACVKHAARAMVSRGTRGAIVCTASVASLQGGFGPASYTASKHALLGLVRAAAGELGRHGVRVNCVSPGGVATPMSCALMGVGPEELEAMTVPHSVLRGKVLRAEDVAEAALFLASDQAAFVSGHNLVVDGATTAVNPAVLHTVGRISEIFLSQKELTSRL; this is encoded by the exons ATGTCAAAGCCAAG GTTGGACGGCAAGGTGGCCATCGTCACCGGCGGCGCGAGCGGCatcggcgaggcggcggcgcggctgTTCGCGTCGAGCGGCGCCACTGTGGTGATCGCGGACGTGCAGGACGAGCTGGGCGAGGCGGTGGCCGCGTCGGCCGGGTGCTGGTACATGCGGTGCGACGTGACGGACGAGGCGCAGGTGGAGGCGACGGTGGGCGCCGTGGTGGCCGCGCACGGGCGTCTGGACTTCATGCTCAGCAACGCCGGCGTGCTGCTCCCGACGTGGTCCGTGATGGACATGGACCTCCGCGAGCTGGACCGCGTGATGGCCGTCAACTTCCGCGGGGCCGCGGCGTGCGTGAAGCACGCGGCGCGCGCCATGGTGTCCCGCGGCACCCGCGGCGCCATCGTGTGCACGGCGAGCGTGGCGTCGCTCCAGGGCGGGTTCGGCCCGGCGTCGTACACGGCGTCCAAGCACGCGCTGCTGGGCCTGGTGCGCGCTGCGGCGGGGGAGCTCGGGCGGCACGGCGTGCGCGTCAACTGCGTGTCCCCCGGCGGCGTGGCGACGCCCATGAGCTGCGCGCTCATGGGCGTGGGGCCCGAGGAGCTGGAGGCCATGACCGTGCCGCACAGCGTGCTGCGCGGGAAGGTGCTGCGGGCGGAGGACGTGGCGGAGGCGGCGCTGTTCCTGGCGTCCGACCAGGCTGCGTTCGTCAGCGGTCACAACCTCGTCGTCGACGGCGCCACCACCGCAGTCAACCCCGCCGTGCTGCACACCGTCG ggaGAATCTCTGAGATCTTCTTGTCCCAGAAGGAATTGACATCGAGGTTGTGA